Proteins encoded within one genomic window of Candidatus Poribacteria bacterium:
- a CDS encoding sigma-70 family RNA polymerase sigma factor: MQTHDYDLIRRVLDGDENAFTVLVKKHQKWIHTLVWQKIGDFHIAEELTQDVFLKAYKKLPILKPPYNFAGWLYVIATRRCIAWLRKKQPRTTSLDAMPAAQIEELSYVEYDGRCAEDADLEFKRAAVKRLLEKLPESERTVVTMHYLSEMPCEKISESLGVSPNTVKSRLHRARKRLAGQEALLHDASGVFQVPPTLIANIMQEVARIQPTPPPMGKPWSPWVFSFASTFLLILVTGFGTRALFRFQQPYSLDATAEMTIELVEAPVVLPLKLKPDTRTQLGNVDTLGKNSGSGQQLGLSSVPPLLPKEANVPATELQWTQAKGIGSVSGAGLFLAADQSLYAAMKAGLYRLTAAADAWKLVSASGPAQEFGRIMAARGDTFYMVTSDALLASTNNGKTWTDLGSRPEGQAVALVITDGFQAQGPQNADKTLYLILRTEVFRSQDGGKAWQPIGEVLQSDTAPDVGTLNFRIWDALAVDNTLFVGTSRGLFRFANHWKKLPVPTEHSISSLAVSEDRIYVGTNTDLLHSPTAQAFYSTDFGNLWTDITPSNQEYPTKMTASIRVVPVGKRLILMGFSGVLRSDDGGETWMDPGKDPNAFGPVPTIALDENNFYRAYHGGITRSTDGGLTWHPFMTGIPNSDIRDIKTVKNVLYAATAGNIAKSKDGGESWEPVNMVDGYKLGVPKIEATATTLYVSTTLYISPGYDRRTQLFHLLVGDDTLRHVQDMPDFEEDYLQTEWQKRVQSARETNVKVHETEQLWWKNRSLVLQEDAANGGFTLAGETVFMEHRRKLFRWHPSETEWYYTGLEDQGEPLPTYGKGFTLGVSRNVVYAGKRDGHLFQSLDNGNTWSDITENLGFPFTYFKEIVVVGSTVYISTDAGVMNSYDATTWHALGDTDGHILTMNRIATDGSRLYGVCDTGVYQVNNHTNTWRQITSEVPSTTVTSLAATGGTLYIGTEDNGVFRLQHIYPELRVSNLP; the protein is encoded by the coding sequence ATGCAAACCCATGATTATGACTTAATTCGGCGTGTTTTAGATGGAGATGAAAATGCCTTTACTGTGCTGGTCAAGAAACACCAGAAGTGGATTCACACACTGGTGTGGCAGAAGATAGGCGACTTTCACATCGCCGAGGAGCTCACACAAGACGTTTTTTTAAAAGCATACAAAAAGTTGCCAATACTGAAACCGCCGTATAATTTTGCAGGATGGCTTTATGTAATTGCGACGCGTCGATGCATCGCTTGGCTACGAAAGAAACAGCCTCGCACGACCTCTTTGGACGCAATGCCAGCGGCTCAAATTGAGGAACTTTCTTATGTCGAATATGACGGGAGATGCGCTGAAGATGCGGACCTCGAATTCAAACGTGCCGCCGTTAAACGTCTCCTTGAGAAGCTGCCGGAGAGCGAACGCACCGTCGTAACAATGCATTATCTATCAGAAATGCCGTGTGAAAAGATTAGCGAATCCTTAGGTGTATCACCGAATACGGTTAAGAGTCGCCTCCATCGTGCGCGCAAGCGCTTAGCGGGTCAAGAGGCACTGCTTCATGATGCCTCGGGTGTTTTCCAAGTTCCGCCAACCCTGATTGCGAATATCATGCAAGAAGTGGCTCGTATCCAACCGACTCCGCCGCCTATGGGTAAACCTTGGTCCCCATGGGTTTTCTCCTTCGCATCAACGTTTCTTCTTATTCTGGTGACAGGTTTCGGTACCCGGGCGTTATTTCGTTTCCAGCAGCCCTACAGTTTAGATGCGACAGCAGAGATGACGATTGAATTGGTAGAGGCACCCGTTGTGCTTCCGCTGAAATTGAAACCCGATACGCGAACCCAACTCGGAAATGTTGATACCCTTGGTAAGAATAGTGGATCTGGTCAACAACTCGGACTGAGTTCGGTTCCACCCTTGCTGCCGAAAGAGGCAAACGTTCCCGCGACAGAACTGCAATGGACTCAGGCGAAAGGTATAGGATCGGTCTCAGGTGCTGGGCTCTTTCTCGCCGCCGACCAATCACTCTACGCTGCTATGAAAGCCGGTCTCTATCGTCTCACAGCGGCAGCAGACGCTTGGAAACTCGTCAGTGCCAGCGGTCCCGCTCAGGAATTCGGTCGGATCATGGCAGCGCGCGGCGATACGTTTTATATGGTTACATCCGACGCGCTTTTAGCCTCAACAAATAACGGTAAAACGTGGACGGATCTCGGCTCCCGCCCGGAAGGGCAGGCAGTTGCCTTGGTTATTACCGATGGATTTCAAGCACAGGGTCCACAGAACGCCGATAAGACCCTGTATCTGATCCTGAGAACAGAGGTGTTTCGTTCTCAGGACGGCGGTAAGGCATGGCAACCTATTGGGGAGGTTTTGCAATCCGATACTGCGCCGGATGTAGGCACTCTCAATTTCCGTATTTGGGACGCGCTTGCCGTTGATAACACCTTGTTTGTTGGAACAAGTCGAGGGCTCTTCCGGTTTGCTAATCATTGGAAAAAATTGCCGGTCCCTACAGAACACAGTATTAGTTCGTTAGCAGTCTCCGAGGACAGAATCTACGTCGGGACAAACACAGATCTGCTGCATAGCCCCACGGCACAAGCCTTCTATTCGACCGACTTTGGTAATTTATGGACCGATATTACACCCAGTAACCAAGAATACCCGACTAAGATGACGGCCTCAATCAGGGTCGTTCCGGTCGGGAAGAGGCTTATATTGATGGGTTTTAGTGGAGTGTTACGCTCCGATGACGGTGGCGAGACGTGGATGGATCCTGGAAAGGACCCAAACGCCTTTGGACCGGTTCCCACTATAGCGTTGGATGAGAACAATTTTTATAGAGCTTATCATGGTGGAATAACACGCTCAACAGACGGCGGTCTCACCTGGCACCCTTTTATGACAGGAATCCCGAATTCCGATATCCGAGATATAAAAACTGTTAAAAACGTTCTCTACGCAGCCACCGCTGGAAACATTGCTAAATCAAAAGACGGTGGTGAATCTTGGGAGCCCGTTAACATGGTCGATGGATATAAACTTGGGGTTCCGAAGATCGAAGCAACCGCTACGACTCTTTATGTAAGCACCACTCTCTATATAAGCCCCGGTTATGATCGTCGAACGCAACTTTTTCATCTCTTGGTTGGAGACGATACCCTCAGACATGTCCAAGATATGCCAGATTTTGAGGAAGACTACCTACAAACTGAATGGCAGAAAAGGGTCCAAAGCGCAAGGGAAACAAACGTCAAGGTTCATGAAACGGAACAGTTATGGTGGAAAAATAGGTCTCTTGTCCTTCAAGAAGATGCTGCCAACGGTGGTTTCACGCTTGCCGGAGAAACGGTTTTTATGGAACATCGGCGGAAACTTTTCAGGTGGCATCCCAGCGAGACAGAATGGTATTACACCGGTTTAGAAGATCAGGGAGAGCCTCTGCCTACGTACGGAAAAGGCTTCACGCTTGGTGTCTCGCGAAATGTTGTTTACGCGGGTAAGCGGGACGGACATCTCTTTCAGTCTTTAGATAATGGAAACACTTGGAGCGACATCACCGAAAACCTTGGGTTTCCGTTTACCTACTTTAAAGAGATTGTAGTCGTGGGTTCAACTGTCTATATTTCAACGGATGCGGGTGTGATGAATTCTTACGATGCTACAACCTGGCACGCTCTCGGTGATACTGATGGGCATATACTCACTATGAATCGGATTGCGACAGATGGTTCGAGACTTTACGGTGTGTGTGATACCGGTGTCTATCAGGTAAACAATCATACAAACACGTGGCGGCAGATTACTTCAGAAGTCCCATCCACCACAGTCACCTCCCTTGCTGCGACTGGTGGCACCCTCTACATAGGCACAGAAGATAATGGGGTGTTCCGCCTCCAGCACATCTATCCAGAGCTCCGTGTATCAAATTTACCTTAA
- a CDS encoding sugar phosphate nucleotidyltransferase yields MQAIILCGGSATRLGATAKRTPKLLLKVKNRSILEWQCDLLKEVGVQELVLATGHLHDVLRDTIGEAYEGIPVRYCKENKKLDTGGAIKNAMQHIHDSPFFVLNGDVLWRDFSLKQMVSTFRENMEGLLLGVWVDDTRPYGEIISSNAGQITAFLEKPTALRSGYINAGVYLFNSTIVHKFPENDVFSLSYDVLPKLENLYVLKANAGWIDIGSPERLQAAQQLF; encoded by the coding sequence ATGCAAGCAATTATTTTATGTGGTGGGAGTGCAACACGTCTCGGAGCAACCGCTAAACGAACCCCGAAACTCCTCCTGAAAGTCAAAAACCGTTCTATTCTTGAATGGCAGTGCGATTTGCTAAAAGAGGTTGGGGTCCAGGAGCTCGTCCTCGCTACCGGACACCTCCACGATGTACTCCGAGACACTATTGGCGAGGCTTACGAAGGGATTCCTGTTCGTTACTGCAAAGAAAACAAAAAACTCGACACCGGCGGTGCCATCAAAAATGCAATGCAGCATATACACGATTCTCCGTTCTTTGTATTGAATGGAGATGTCTTATGGCGTGATTTTTCCCTCAAGCAAATGGTATCTACCTTTCGAGAAAACATGGAGGGGTTACTATTGGGTGTCTGGGTAGATGATACCCGCCCTTACGGCGAAATTATCTCTTCAAACGCAGGACAAATTACAGCATTTCTGGAAAAACCCACCGCGCTACGAAGCGGATACATCAATGCCGGTGTCTACCTCTTCAACAGTACAATCGTTCATAAATTTCCTGAGAACGATGTGTTCTCTCTCTCCTACGATGTCCTTCCCAAATTAGAAAACCTCTATGTTCTTAAGGCCAACGCCGGTTGGATAGATATCGGGTCACCTGAACGTCTACAAGCAGCACAACAGCTTTTTTAA
- a CDS encoding multiheme c-type cytochrome, producing the protein MKLAIVTLILLTLVIGVPPLYTHWAESRRQQQIQEIKQHARQPIGETLETTLSILKGEELPSVIILYTGGTKSHLEPCGCYQEQSGGLPRRAHLVSQIRKYGIPALLVDAGNIFDGTEAIDTRRCQINLKAMSMMGYDAVALSQSDLAYGDTYISEHRDAASFPFLGEGHIHTRPFVLKTVGKTTVALINASNNGELPDADILIALGEQTSAEPREIDVVISPEEAELGQQADGTLYVGSTPEGKTLGFLALWVNSEGELTRHHPTQLALTGDVPEDESLRQLLTDFYREVAESSEHQPLFTDQLLEQQTKNGYVSASACQDCHEQEYLQWSATRHAFAFETLLKKERYFDPNCVSCHTTGFGYQTGFQIGDEKSAFKGVQCETCHGPGKQHVGNPKKTNIRLAAETSLCLKCHDTKHSPGFTEVVALHTKDVDHSREPMNLEELLASRVSRMGKPTLELFVMSYCPYGVQAEEKLIPIVKKFGDTIDFKLRFIAQEKESISLKDITPFTSLHGYPEVAENIRQLLIAKEYPDKYLDYILCRGKKLNQSWEACAQKLDIDVEKIQTLFDSPEAEQLFRENIKRAAELGIRASPTILVDNHQFRANHLLRASGTPCQ; encoded by the coding sequence ATGAAACTTGCTATCGTCACTTTAATTCTACTAACGCTTGTCATAGGGGTTCCGCCGCTGTATACGCATTGGGCGGAGTCTCGTAGACAGCAACAGATTCAAGAAATTAAGCAACATGCGCGTCAACCGATAGGCGAAACCCTTGAAACTACACTTTCAATCCTTAAAGGCGAAGAGCTTCCTTCTGTCATTATCCTGTACACCGGTGGCACCAAAAGCCATTTGGAGCCTTGTGGATGCTATCAGGAACAGTCAGGTGGATTACCGAGACGCGCCCACCTTGTTTCGCAAATCCGTAAATATGGAATCCCCGCGCTCTTGGTTGATGCCGGGAATATTTTTGATGGCACCGAGGCCATAGACACACGACGGTGTCAGATAAATCTCAAGGCGATGTCTATGATGGGATACGACGCGGTAGCATTGAGTCAAAGTGACCTCGCTTACGGTGATACTTATATCAGTGAACATCGTGATGCTGCATCATTCCCATTTCTCGGCGAGGGCCACATTCATACGCGACCCTTTGTGCTAAAAACTGTTGGTAAGACCACTGTTGCCCTTATAAACGCTTCAAACAACGGTGAACTGCCAGACGCTGATATTCTCATTGCCTTGGGAGAGCAGACATCGGCAGAACCACGAGAGATTGACGTTGTCATCAGTCCTGAAGAAGCAGAACTCGGACAACAAGCGGACGGAACACTTTACGTAGGTTCGACCCCCGAAGGGAAAACATTGGGATTTTTGGCACTCTGGGTGAATTCAGAAGGTGAACTCACGCGACACCACCCCACGCAACTTGCACTGACAGGCGATGTTCCAGAAGATGAATCCCTGCGCCAGTTGTTAACCGACTTTTACCGCGAAGTCGCTGAATCTTCTGAACATCAGCCACTTTTCACTGATCAACTGCTGGAGCAGCAGACAAAAAACGGATATGTGTCGGCATCGGCGTGTCAGGACTGCCATGAGCAAGAATACCTTCAGTGGTCTGCTACGCGGCACGCTTTCGCCTTTGAAACCCTTTTGAAAAAGGAGCGCTACTTCGATCCAAATTGCGTCTCATGCCATACCACTGGCTTCGGTTACCAAACAGGGTTCCAAATCGGCGACGAAAAATCAGCGTTCAAAGGAGTCCAATGTGAAACTTGCCACGGTCCTGGTAAACAACACGTCGGTAATCCCAAAAAGACGAATATTCGGCTCGCTGCTGAGACTTCCCTTTGTCTTAAATGTCATGACACAAAACATTCTCCCGGATTCACAGAGGTTGTCGCACTGCACACCAAAGATGTAGACCACAGTCGAGAACCGATGAACCTTGAGGAATTGTTAGCATCTCGTGTCTCACGCATGGGGAAACCGACGTTGGAACTGTTTGTCATGAGTTACTGCCCTTACGGGGTTCAGGCGGAGGAGAAACTGATCCCGATTGTCAAGAAATTTGGCGACACAATTGACTTCAAACTCCGATTTATTGCCCAAGAGAAGGAGAGCATTTCTCTGAAAGATATAACACCCTTCACCAGTTTACACGGATACCCCGAAGTCGCAGAGAATATTCGGCAGTTGCTAATAGCGAAAGAATACCCTGATAAGTATCTGGACTATATTCTATGCCGTGGAAAAAAACTGAATCAAAGCTGGGAGGCGTGCGCGCAGAAACTTGACATTGATGTCGAGAAAATCCAGACGCTTTTCGATAGCCCGGAAGCCGAACAACTCTTTCGAGAAAACATTAAGCGTGCCGCTGAATTGGGTATTAGAGCCTCTCCAACCATTTTAGTCGATAACCACCAATTTCGAGCAAACCATCTGTTACGAGCAAGCGGCACGCCCTGCCAGTAA
- a CDS encoding DPP IV N-terminal domain-containing protein: MNDQRWILYLRTVFVVSLFLLLLSALAYPAEVPYISFSSNQDGNWDIYTIDINGENLHNLTSRRRTSDIIATWSPNGYSFAYSSDPNGHSDIYVMNVETKKNHRLTKDPGSDVMAAWSPDGQWIAFCSDRSGAFEIYKMDVHGKNLQRLTRLPGKNTSPAWSPDSQSIVFNSFWRNKDGIREQFLYVMDADGQMLSMS, translated from the coding sequence ATGAATGATCAAAGGTGGATCTTATATCTAAGAACGGTCTTTGTGGTAAGCCTGTTTTTACTTCTGCTGAGTGCCTTGGCTTATCCAGCTGAAGTTCCGTATATTTCCTTTAGCTCTAATCAAGATGGAAACTGGGACATTTACACTATTGATATAAATGGTGAAAATCTCCATAACCTTACCAGTCGAAGAAGGACATCAGACATCATAGCGACATGGTCTCCTAACGGATACTCTTTCGCTTATAGTTCGGATCCGAATGGGCATTCTGATATTTATGTCATGAATGTTGAAACAAAAAAAAATCATAGATTGACAAAAGATCCTGGAAGTGACGTAATGGCTGCGTGGTCACCAGATGGACAGTGGATTGCTTTTTGCTCAGATCGTTCAGGTGCGTTTGAAATCTACAAGATGGATGTGCATGGTAAGAACCTACAACGGTTGACCAGGCTCCCGGGAAAAAATACAAGTCCAGCCTGGTCCCCCGATAGTCAGTCGATCGTTTTTAATTCTTTTTGGCGTAATAAGGACGGTATCCGAGAACAATTCCTCTACGTGATGGATGCCGATGGACAAATGCTATCTATGTCATGA
- a CDS encoding DPP IV N-terminal domain-containing protein: MSIKGVFLLNSLLILINVCGYAEDVRYISFSSNREGNSDVYIIDTNGENLRNLTDQHRTNDAYATWSPDGQFLAYTSDPNGNPDIFVIDIETEESRRLTKDPGIDFLAAWSPDGQWIAFCSNRSGANEIYKMDIRGKNLQRLTNLPGSNTSPAWSPDSQWIVFRSLWRNEKGFRQYFLYVMSADGENIRQLIKAAASGASWSPDGNRILFSTTRDGEDGEGTFDLFGVRPSGEDLRQLTNEPKWVMGPAWSPDGQWITFEAREPRQNATSGIYIMNTTSGELRQLTDELSMNWSPAWVPVRSALSVQPSATLLTTLWGRLKQK; the protein is encoded by the coding sequence ATGTCTATTAAAGGAGTATTTCTGCTAAACAGTCTCTTGATCCTAATAAACGTCTGCGGATACGCTGAAGACGTTCGATACATTTCCTTTTCTTCTAACCGAGAAGGAAACTCTGATGTCTATATCATTGATACGAATGGCGAAAATCTTCGCAATCTCACTGACCAGCACCGGACAAATGATGCTTACGCAACTTGGTCCCCTGATGGTCAATTTCTCGCCTATACTTCCGATCCGAATGGAAATCCCGATATTTTTGTCATAGATATCGAAACGGAAGAAAGCCGCCGGTTAACAAAGGATCCTGGAATTGACTTCCTGGCTGCGTGGTCGCCTGATGGACAATGGATTGCTTTTTGCTCAAACCGTTCGGGTGCCAATGAAATCTACAAGATGGATATCCGTGGTAAGAACCTGCAACGGTTGACAAATCTCCCAGGAAGTAACACAAGCCCGGCGTGGTCGCCTGACAGTCAATGGATCGTTTTCCGTTCTCTGTGGCGTAATGAGAAAGGTTTCCGCCAATATTTCCTCTATGTGATGAGTGCCGATGGGGAAAATATAAGACAGCTCATAAAAGCTGCAGCAAGTGGAGCATCGTGGTCTCCAGACGGAAACAGGATCCTCTTTTCAACGACGCGAGACGGTGAGGACGGAGAGGGGACCTTTGACCTCTTCGGCGTAAGACCGAGTGGGGAGGATCTTCGTCAGTTGACAAATGAACCTAAATGGGTGATGGGACCGGCATGGTCACCTGACGGCCAGTGGATTACGTTTGAGGCACGGGAACCTCGACAGAATGCAACAAGTGGTATCTACATCATGAATACAACCAGCGGAGAACTTCGTCAATTAACAGACGAACTCTCGATGAATTGGTCCCCCGCTTGGGTGCCGGTGCGAAGTGCTTTATCTGTTCAGCCAAGTGCTACGTTGCTGACGACCCTATGGGGCAGACTAAAGCAGAAGTAA
- a CDS encoding DUF5050 domain-containing protein gives MLKIVYWTISFLIITSVWTYAAENVRSISFSSNRTGNADIYTIDTNGKNLRNITDRRTNEADATWSPDGRFLTYSSDQNGNFEIYVMDIETGKNRRLIQDPGIDACAAWSPDGRWIAFCSNRSGSFEIYRINASGKNLQRLTRLPGNNTSPAWSPDSQQIIFTSSQRNEKGHGESFLYVMRADGRNLRKFIKVASGGPSWSPDGNQILFSTTRNDEDGEDTFDLFVINLNDQGVRQLTQEPKWELAPQWSSDGQWITFEAREPRQNKTSAIYVMNAADGELRQLTEELSMNWSPAWVPMRSTFPVQPNASMLTTLWGKLKQK, from the coding sequence ATGCTTAAGATAGTGTATTGGACAATCAGTTTCTTGATCATAACAAGCGTTTGGACATACGCCGCTGAAAACGTGCGGTCTATCTCTTTTTCTTCTAACCGAACAGGAAACGCCGACATCTATACTATTGATACAAACGGCAAAAATCTTCGTAACATTACTGATCGACGGACGAATGAGGCTGACGCGACCTGGTCCCCAGACGGTCGTTTTTTAACGTATAGCTCCGATCAAAATGGAAACTTTGAGATTTATGTAATGGATATCGAAACAGGGAAAAACCGCCGGTTGATACAAGATCCTGGAATTGACGCGTGTGCCGCCTGGTCTCCAGATGGACGATGGATTGCCTTCTGCTCAAATCGTTCAGGTTCGTTTGAAATCTACAGAATCAATGCCAGCGGTAAGAACCTGCAGCGATTGACAAGGCTTCCAGGAAATAACACAAGCCCGGCGTGGTCACCTGACAGTCAACAAATTATCTTTACTTCTTCCCAACGTAATGAGAAAGGGCACGGGGAAAGTTTCCTCTATGTGATGCGTGCTGATGGGAGAAATCTTAGAAAGTTCATCAAAGTTGCCTCTGGCGGTCCCTCTTGGTCTCCCGATGGAAATCAGATTCTCTTTTCAACAACGCGAAACGATGAGGATGGAGAGGATACCTTTGACCTCTTTGTTATAAATCTGAATGATCAAGGGGTCCGTCAGTTGACGCAGGAACCTAAATGGGAATTGGCTCCACAATGGTCTTCCGATGGTCAATGGATTACATTTGAAGCACGAGAGCCTCGGCAGAACAAAACAAGTGCTATCTATGTTATGAACGCAGCTGACGGAGAACTTCGTCAATTAACAGAAGAATTGTCGATGAATTGGTCCCCCGCTTGGGTACCGATGCGAAGCACTTTTCCTGTTCAGCCAAATGCCTCAATGCTAACAACGCTCTGGGGTAAACTCAAACAGAAATAA
- a CDS encoding glycosyltransferase has translation MKVQTKYRVHKHHKFEHGGKKYAADMEFDVIVKINDVEWELLNRDLAETIYATVEGLKSQFKTEQIFEGIERLESLSQRRCLLSPISRVIEEHTRNPETKLKLLVPFQFALEKNTLDTITNENRYHLLKALSKYTELETIDVTGDETPDILDFVSVRAIKKPEENERSFPLPWYVGKGYDGILLLSQVLWYDTLCYPQEVPILYCAESDRRLRDLVLDKTLEHSTAQKPTDLILPKASWLTDWFSEFGVNPAGMYTISEGINVVEPIGKALAKQYTASLTENPLFSQQPVVGIISGFEPNMAVRVISELATSNPHIAFFVYDSILAEHYNNKPKNVVLFSADDEDTRSVLPIFFQALDIVCFPAISGTSPSLVLEAMAYGTPAVVISQYGLPPEIEGAGILVQCSFSKEHDLEIPMRQLSKTINQLLKDTKRRGKYEQIARSFAAKYTWDRTAMEIVQLFKQSAARAKTRPQPTMPNLLPPIFCQYYDPRTGRTYPRAYNQETKRFDSLENALAVILSKHHTPAEVASVFKHFQRDSFLAGNGLNCKV, from the coding sequence ATGAAAGTTCAAACAAAATACCGAGTACATAAACACCACAAATTTGAGCACGGTGGAAAAAAGTACGCCGCTGATATGGAATTCGATGTCATTGTTAAAATAAACGATGTAGAGTGGGAACTTCTTAATCGGGACCTCGCGGAAACAATTTATGCAACCGTTGAGGGTTTGAAATCCCAATTTAAAACAGAGCAGATTTTTGAAGGGATCGAACGGTTAGAAAGTCTTTCTCAGCGTAGGTGTCTGTTAAGCCCAATTAGTAGAGTAATTGAAGAGCATACTCGAAATCCAGAGACAAAACTTAAGCTCCTTGTTCCATTCCAATTCGCCTTAGAAAAAAACACACTTGATACTATCACAAACGAGAATCGGTATCACCTACTGAAAGCACTTTCGAAATATACTGAATTGGAAACTATTGATGTGACCGGTGATGAAACACCTGACATCCTTGATTTTGTGTCTGTTCGAGCGATAAAGAAACCAGAAGAAAATGAAAGAAGTTTTCCCTTACCGTGGTATGTAGGAAAGGGTTACGATGGCATTCTCCTCCTGAGTCAAGTTCTATGGTATGATACTTTGTGTTATCCACAAGAAGTCCCTATCCTTTACTGCGCGGAGAGCGATCGGAGGCTACGGGATCTGGTACTTGACAAAACCTTAGAACACTCTACCGCTCAGAAACCTACGGATCTAATTTTACCAAAAGCATCGTGGCTCACCGATTGGTTTTCGGAATTCGGGGTAAATCCTGCCGGAATGTATACAATTTCAGAAGGCATCAATGTCGTTGAACCTATTGGAAAGGCATTGGCAAAGCAATATACTGCCTCGCTTACAGAAAACCCATTATTTTCACAACAACCCGTAGTCGGCATTATCTCTGGGTTTGAACCTAATATGGCAGTGAGGGTAATTTCAGAATTGGCGACATCCAATCCACATATTGCCTTTTTCGTCTATGATTCGATTTTGGCGGAACATTATAACAACAAACCCAAAAATGTCGTGCTTTTCAGCGCGGACGATGAAGATACGCGATCAGTGTTACCGATATTTTTCCAAGCGTTGGATATCGTCTGTTTCCCAGCCATCTCGGGGACTTCTCCGTCGTTGGTTCTGGAGGCAATGGCTTATGGCACCCCGGCAGTTGTTATCTCACAATATGGACTCCCGCCTGAAATTGAAGGTGCGGGGATTCTTGTTCAATGCTCCTTTAGCAAGGAACACGACTTGGAGATTCCGATGCGGCAGTTGTCAAAAACGATAAATCAACTCCTAAAAGACACAAAGCGGCGGGGGAAGTATGAACAGATAGCAAGAAGTTTTGCGGCAAAGTACACATGGGATCGTACTGCAATGGAAATTGTTCAATTATTTAAACAGAGTGCTGCGCGTGCCAAGACGCGCCCTCAACCCACAATGCCAAACCTGCTTCCACCAATTTTTTGTCAGTATTACGATCCGCGAACCGGCAGGACTTATCCAAGAGCATATAATCAAGAAACAAAACGCTTTGACAGTCTTGAAAACGCTTTAGCAGTGATATTATCTAAACATCATACACCTGCTGAAGTGGCGTCTGTTTTCAAGCATTTCCAGCGCGACTCATTTCTCGCTGGAAATGGACTTAACTGTAAGGTTTAG